From Hippoglossus hippoglossus isolate fHipHip1 chromosome 14, fHipHip1.pri, whole genome shotgun sequence:
AAACAGCTTCTAGATGttatatttctgtgtggaaTCTTAAAAGCTCTTTAGCCTGGCTGTAGATGAAGTATTTAAACTATATTTAATTTTACCTACCTGTTAATAATATTCGtgtatgttttttcttctatttatagtattttctattgttattttagcttttagggagcagatccaggacttTTGTTGTCATTGCGAGATTgttctcagagaacaattccTGGATCATGATGGAAAAAATCAGGCATTCTTGTATTTATGGGTGTGtgcgatttggtgcagattcaaataaaaatctggatctagtgaatttaaatgtggtttctttaggggactgttgggccctggtggaggtatgtgctctactgagtgccatctgagctttttattgtttttgcattGGAAAAAAACTATCAAAACAATACATCACAATATCAAACGATGAAGCTATCATGATCTgcagaaagttttaaaaaccaaacaaaaaacaagtgattttacataaatacatctAAATGTGCGCCCTCTTCTTAACCAGGAAAGCTTTATCCAACCAAAACAAGACTGACAGTGAGGAGACTAAAATTGCTTTGCTCATGGGCCCCTCAGCGGCAGCTGACTGCAGCATCTGCAGCGAATCAGCCTCACTTTCACCTTCACCTCACTCTGCTCCCTCTCACtcatttcccctcctcttcctctatgTTTCCCTTTATGCATTTTTCTGTTATTAGGAACAAGCGTTACAGTCTttccctgaaacacacacacacgcacacacacaaagaaaacatgctGTCCTCTATAGTGCATGTTTGCTGTCATGCACAGGTGGCGGTCCTCAGCCTGTCACGTCTCATCAGTCACTCTGCTGCCCTGAGACTCAGAGAAGGAAAGAATAATGAGTTGTTTTCATGCTTTGACTCCTTTGATTGCGTCGTGGTGATTCATGTCGCACACTGTctatatgtatgtttgtataagtttgtgttttcctcGACAGAACCAAATCTGTTTGCCTCGCGTGCCCTTCAGATGTCATTGTCCTCGCTGATGCAGTGCAAACAGGTGTTGTGTTACTTTCTGTGTTCTATTAAAAAGTTAATTGAATCTGGTCATTAAGATAGCAGATGCTTTTGGGTCTGTTGCACGGGATCTGTAAAAGTGTGTTATTTATGTGGGTGTGGGAAACAGAGAGGCACAGGATAGAGAAGACTGGTCAGCAGTACTATCGGCAGAACCACCAGTTAAACTCTGTGTGCTGACTTTTGTGGTCACCCTCCCCCCACCCTCGCTCATGTTCCTAGTTCACACAGTCcaaagtcccccccccacccccccaccccaaccctTGTGCATACTGTTAATGGACCGGACCTGTCTATGCCGCGCAGGGACACATCTATGTGCTGGAATTTCCCATGACTGATCATCATCTATCGTCACGGACACCTTCCACCCCCGCCTCCTCGCCCCCGCTCCCCATCCCAAAGCAACAAGgagggaaaacaaatcaaacaattcACAGTTTCccattattttctctgtcaaCATGTGGTTCCAatcagcactgtgtgtgtgtgtgtgtgtgtgtgtgtgtgtgtgtgtgtgtgtgtgtgtgtgtgtgtgtgtgtgtgtgtcagggaaacaccatgtgaatgtttttattttccatacaTATTCTACTCAGATACAAAGCTCTTTGTccactctctttctccatctttttggctccaccttcctcctctcacgccctctccatcttccctctctctctttctctctctctctctctccctccttctatTTTAGTCTTGCTTTTCTTGGCTGTACGTCAGACCTCAGGCAGACCTAGAGGTCTTTTTCCCAAGCGATCTCCAGGGTGGACTCCAGGgaacagagcacacacacacacacacacaaacacagaccctCCCCTCACATGCTCTGTCCATTTCCTCCTCGGCTGCTGCTCTTATCCcatatctctctctgtccgcACCTCTGTGTTGACTCGCAGTGTTGTTGCATCGCTTGTAAACTATGTTGCAGCCTGAAGTTTATTGTTAAAACTGAGAACACAGTGTTCAAAATCAAGTATTGTGTTCCTGAATCTCTCTGTACAATGTACCCTCATTTACACATGACGTGTTTTAAGGCTTCATTTATCCGGGTTAGCACAACTGGGATCAGGGAACTCATTTGCGAAGAAGACCAAGTCAAGCCTGCAGCTGCACTTTCAGTTACAgccagagcagctgcaggaaaacacacccAGAAGGTTGATTGCGCACCATAGATTCTCCCTGAATGAGAAAACTTAATAATGCAGTAGGATGTTATAGATCACAAAGGATGCTTCTGGTGTGAGTTTGtgtaaaaatgacacaaatcgGGTTTTTCGATTTTAAATGTCGGCAATAGCACAGTGGAAAAGTACTGTTACAAGAAGAGTTCTGGCATCAGCTCTATGACAATTATAGAAATATACTTAACATAAGTGTTTATCATGCAGAATTAGCCATTTTTGAATAGTGGTTATCATTGTCAACTCATTGAAAAATTTCTTTAGTTCAAAACCTGGTTTGAGccaatacattttatatgtttGTCTTACCTCGGCCAAGAAGGCTGTTTTCAtcccatgtctgtttgttttcaggattatacaaaaactaccaAATCAATTTCCCTCAAACTCAGTTGAGTGATGAGGCCTGGGCCTGAGAGGAACTCATTGAATGTTGATGTAGATGCAGATcagtggatccaggattttttttccctcttaaCCATGTTTTATAAGCTAAAGAATGAATCATTTATGTTCTCAGATCctacttttatatttctactgtaAGAACTTAACAATCATGTGttggattgtttggccttgcGGAGGTTTGAGTTTCACTTagtaccattctagttattGATGTGATAATGAGAAGGTCTCACTTTAATATTACAACGGGTAAGTGGGGCAAAGTTTCAATACTTAACTATATATATTACTAATCCGAATCTGCAGTGACATGTAACAACAGCTGTGAAGTAATAGTGgcagtagtaatagtagtagtggAGTACAATActacaaaatgaaagaaaagttaAATGTCAATAAGTTAcgttacaaataaataaagattattctTGCGAAAACAGTATGTGAGCCATGTTTAGTATGTTTCAACCACATGAAATACATGTCATGTTGAAACGACTTTAATATCAGGAGTCAGGAAAACAGaagatgttttctgtgaaaATATTTTGGGCTTTAAAACTGCTGCTTAAAAAATCCATTCTGTTCTGGTACTAAAGTTAAGTCCCTGTCAAATCTACTGTTCTATAAGAACAGGTCTCACCAACCAAGAGGAAAAAGCTGGATTACAGCGCTATCTAGTGGTGAGGAAGGATAAAGAGCAGATGATCTAGAACAAAATTGAGTACattagttattttaaataaatgtaataaacagaAGCTAAAACAACTCCTACAATTCAAATCCAACAAGTTTCGAGCTCATACAGTTATCTTCTGTAATTCATAGATATTTCAGGGTCACAGTACTGTGAGCAAACTGAAATAAAGGGGCGTTGTGTATTTAAGGATAACCATCTTGTACAATGCAGGTCTAATTACAATACAAACCAAAACGATAACAGGagaaaaatcattattttattattctacaTAACAAAACAGCTCATACTGTCCACATTGCTCCTCCCCTGATCgacacagacattttcagcAGTCCACTCAAGCTCAATTGTCCTACTTGGCTGCCATGGAGACCAAAGTTGTGCATGTAAATAACTAAGCTTCTTCATCATCGCTTCCTGCCATGCTGCTGTCTGTAGAGTCCAGGTCCTTCTCCGGTTGTGGTTCTGTCTCCGGGTTCTGTTTGGGCTCTGCTTTCTCCGGGTTCTGTTTGGGCTCTGCTTTCTCCGGGTTCTGTTTGGGCTCCGCTTTCTCCGGGTTCTGTTTGGGCTCCGCTTTCTCCTGGTGCTGTTTGGGCTCTACTTTCTCCGGGTGCTGTTTAGGCTCTACTTTCTCCGGGTGCTGTTTGGGCTCCGCTTTCTCCTGGTGCTGTTTGGGCTCCGCTTTCTCTGGGTGCTGTTTGGGCTCTGCTGTCTCCGGGTGCTGTTTGGGCTCTGCTGTCTCCGGGTGCTGTTTGGGCTCCGCTGGGTCGGAGGGCTCTGTAGGTTCTGTGGCAGTGTCCATCTCTGCAGGTTTGGTGGTGGTGCTGTTCTTCTTGCCTTGTTCGTCCGTCTCCAGGAAAGTTGACCAGCCCTTCAGTCGCTCCTCTCGCTCTCGTGTCGTCTCTTCCACCTGCGCAAAAAGAATGAACATGACTTCTTGCCGGAGGTAGAGAACTTCAGTGATTCGGCATCGCAATCCTTAACACAGACAGTGGCCGTATTTTTCCCCAAAGTTGCGGTTAACCTTATTTTATGAGCTTGGCTGTGCCTCCCCTCTTGAATCTCAAAGTATTTCTGATATTTGTAGTTTTGGTTGGTGTACCTGATAGTCTGTCGTTCCATCCCAAAGCTCGGCAGACAGCTGCTTTCCTCCAAACCAGCGACCATTGAACGACGCAATGCATGCATCGGCTTGTTCGGGCTCCTTGAACGCGATTGATGCCACGCCATCTGGgtgtctctgcagcacaaacaatCACAACCATGTACAGGCTCTGTGTTGATGCCATTGATAGGAAATTCAAAACCTTCTACTATGgccattttcaaacacaaactctggaaaatgtctgtcaAATAGgatccagacattttcaggtgtttgcctttcacataggAAAAACACGCAGGAGGCCGGACTTGACGTATAAATTCAGCTGCGGAGATCAAGTGTTTctgttcacagcacatcaaccCTTTTCATGGAAGTGTCAGgagatcagtgcatgtctgacagcaccTCATGACTTTGAGACATCACTAACGACATTCAACTCACGTCAAAGAGGATGACCTTCTTCACCTCCCCAAACTTCTCACACTCAGACCGCAGATCGTCACGATACTCATTCAGCACCAGTGGATCTTCCTAAAAGAGGCCGAGATCACAGagatttacacacacaacagacagtATGTGTGGTTGCATGTGTGTTCTTCTCCGTACCTCAAAGTCACTGGGATGGAACATGTTCCTGATGATGACAACTTTTTCATGCCTCTTTCTCaattctcctttcttctctggCCTCCAGTCCAACTGTctacacagacaaagacaaacaggaacCAGATAGAAATGCTCAGTCATATGTCTTTATTTGTGAAGATGATCTCTACAAGTGGGAGgttgaataaaaatgaacagGGAGCCGACTTTacttctgttgctgctgcatctTCTTCTTATaatctttgttcttcttcttcttcttactgGCGTCGTACTGGCCCTTCAGCTCGAACTGTGCCGCTTCCACATGGAGTCGGTAACCTCTGACCTCGGACTCGTCAATCAGACGCATAGCCAATGCCACCGACTCCTTCTGCAGaaaatcccacacacacacatatatacacaagCTGGTCAGACAGAGGAATACACATTAAAGCTAATATTGcttattgacttttttttgttgccaaaATCTATTTGGACCAAAAGCATCGGAAAGTGCATGAGAGTCATGTCACTAAATTCCTTTTTACTGCATTTAATGGAAAGTGTGTGAGTTTAAGGCCAGATACAGTACAGTCCAAAAACAGACAGACTAACAAGTACTTCTGTTTAACATTGGGTGTATTTACATATTCTAACACGTGCCGATGCAGATGGGCAAAGGATGAATTCCCCATCATGCGAACAAACGTGGAAAGGAGGAAGTTGAAACTAAAAGACTAACCTTGAGGTAGCAGCAGAGGCCATCTCCCTTCAGATTTCCTTCTTTGTCCTTGTAGAGTTTGACCTTGTACTCCTCAGTAATGGGATCCCGCATCACAATTCCACACTTAGTCATTAGTTCGGCGAACTCTTCGTTGCTGATGTCGGGGGGCAGACCTACAgaaaggagatgaggagagaagaagacagagattGGATAAACAGTCTTTGGACGAATGCCTTCTTGACAATGAGGGAAAGAATGTTAGCGAGACTCACCTGACACATACACgttggtgtttttgttgtcaTCAATATCAAACCATCCTACATGTGcagaaaaaggggaaaagcCTTCAAACTTAAACTTtgaaattatacatttacatcTTTATCCAAAACTAAACATAATTGGTATTTTAGATGGGGAGAAAGGAGAAATTATACACCAATAAGCGTACATCTTAAAAAAACTAGAACTTCAATTTGCACTGCTTTCCTTCACGTCTCAGTGTATGAATATCACTTTACCTTGCTCtgctttcctcttctcccctttctccttGGCTGCAGTGTCTTCTTCGTCTGGATTCAGGTTCTGAGTGGCATCTCCTGCTTTCTGCTTTTCTGAGGGCTTGCTGTCTGGTTTAGGGGCTGCTGGACCAGTGCTGCTCACTGCAGCATTGTTTGGATCCTGTTCTCCATCCTTAGTGAAGCCGTAGTTGGCCTGGTAGGCTGCGATGAAGTCCTCTGTTATCTAGGGGGAAAAAGCAAACCTGCTTAACATTAACACGGAAACTGGCTCTTTGCCACAAATTATAGAACTGTTCAAGGTTATAGCTTTAAAGGCCCAAAACCTTCAGTAGTGCATTCATCACTGACAGATGTTCGATAAGCAAAACCTTCATACCATTAATAACAAATTatgatcaaaataaatgtattttcctgCTACATGTTTCAGGACCTTTAAATTTTACAATCCTATCCATCACGTAGTAGCAGCAGGGAAGCATATGATCACTCCCAAATTCAATCGACagcaacacaagacaaacaaagGGCCCTGCAACCAGCACAGAGCCTCAATCTCAACGCTGTGGACTCAGTCTGGGTTACACAAAACAGAAGACACCGACACAGGATCACTTCTCGAAAAAACTAGCAGCCAAGTACCTTGAAAGACTGTGAGTCGTGTAGCTAGGGGTGCTGGTGATGATTAAACAGCAATGTTGACGTTTTCTCACTCAACTTTCATTGTCTAAAACTCTTGCACAGTACTGTACGTACCAGTGTTTAGAAAGCTGCAGccacaataagaaaaaaatgcaacaaGAGGGAGCAGGGATTTAGAGGCTTTAGACCAAATGCATTTCCCAAATGTGGGAAAACATAAACCGAGACATAGCAATGTTCATACTTTAGGGAACCAGGCCTTCTTTTCAGGGTCCCAGTCGTAAGGAGTCCCGTCCTCTGGGTCGGTGTAGGTGTAGGGGTCAGGGCCGGCCCCGGTTTTCTGGCCGTAGAGCTCCTGCAGCCGCAGCTGCTCCGTAAACTCTTTGTTGGCATCTGAGGCACCACTCATCTACAACAAGCAGGAGAAATGTCAGTgaaatattatacattattaCACATGACATGTCTATTACTCTGAAGTAGTGATGATTTCATATCCCCCTTTGCCATTTTCTACGCAACATTTCAGAGGTAGTTGCAATGTGAAGTTCTCACAGTCTTGCAAGGATTCCTCTGTGATCATAGGTTTTGTAAATAAGTATTTGTGCATGCAACCAAACTTAAGAGAGAAAGTCAGTGTGTGGCTCAAAGCAGGGTAATGAATACCTATGATTCCgtcacagcaaaaacaaacaataattgGATTAACctataaaatgaaacaatatcTATGCAGCTTCTGACACAGAACCTGTTCACACACGCTATTGGTCAATCCCGCATGTGTAAGCACGGTCCAGTCCGATCGCTTGAACTCAACATGCTGTTATTTATAGGATCGGACAGCTGGACCCAACGATAGCGAGCTAattaacacacatgcaaacccGCAGTCCATTGTCACAGGGTTGTTGTGGGTCCGCAGCAATTTACTGCTGCACGTTGGTGGCATTTGAAAATCTGTACTTGTGAGCTTTAGTAGCAGTTATCAGTTAGTCAATGTTAGCAGCCATAAGCTAGTTAGCGTTACCTTCAGCGCGGATACTCCAGACTAAACCAAGACCTGCGGAAACTAGCGGAGCTCCTTCCCCTCGCCTGGAGAACTTCCTCTATTCAGATGGTATAGTTTgggttttttaattgttttactcTGTAAGTTACGTTATTTCATCGCATGCTAACGTTTTTCCCTCCGACTCCGCGACAACCATTGAATGAAGTACTTCCGGGTTACATCCCAAACGCGCATGCGTGAAATGTGAGAGTTTGAGCACTTAATTTCTAGTACAGCGTCTACCGTTTCTCAGCTAGCGCCTGACACCAAGACGGAACGCTAACTCCACCCGCTGTTTGTCAGAGAGTTGGAAGAATCCGTCGCTTCTTCTTGTAACCGCCACAGCCTCGCTAAGCTAAACTAGCTTCTCGTGTAGCTCACGTTTCAAGCAGCGCGTCCCGGGTGTGTTTGACATGGCGGAGGGTCCGTCCAACCTCCCCCCGGGAGACCCGCAGCTCATCGCCATGATCGTGGAGCACCTGAAGAACCGGGGGCTGTTCGACGAGTTCCGCCGGGACTGTCTGGCCGACGTCGATACGAAGGTAAGGCAGCTAACTTCAGCCAGACTacaagctaatgttagcatgtttTGATCCACTCTTTGATTAACCCGTTAATTTGAATATTATCTTCATTGTTAGTATAATTTAGATCAAATATAAGATACAGCAGAATCCCACAGTCTGTCTTTTGTTGAAGTGGAGCTGTGTGCTAAAGTCTCCGGGATGTTTCtaaatatgttgttgtttacatATTTGTTGATGGGTTTCTTAAGTGGAAAGGGTCAATAAAGTAAATTCAAAACCTATCAATGGGTTTCATGGGCTCATTTTGGCTGTGGCACATGCAAGTTGGAAATATCCAGCCCTGGTGAGTGAGGAGCAGGTAACACTACATGTTCAGGGGATGGATGGATTCCACTGATTATCAGCTAATGTCACTCAATCAATCAGGAAACTGAAAACAGGCAGTTAAACCTGAGCATCCACGTTGATCTATAGCATTGAACATGTGTGATCTGTGGATCTTAGACCTGCTCCATGTGTAAAACAGCCCAAAAGAAAAGTGATCTGCATGAAGAGTGAGTGAAACCTCCTGACTCCAAGAACAGAAATACCCTGAGCGgacttcactgtgtttgcaAGCTGTGGTGTTGATATTAACCGACTTCCCAACGTTTCTAAGTTCacaaaattaaaagtaaaacaattgcAGAAAGtctattttctctcattttttatGTCTTGTTGTATTTGCAACTTATTTCTTAAAAATTAACCCAATGCCATTCGCCCAGGGGTTGCTAAACTTTTGCTTCTGGCTGCTTTGTCTTAACAATGTTGTCACTGTCATTGCTCCCAGCCTGCCTATCAGAACCTGCGACAAAAAGTGGACAACTTTGTCACGTCGCACCTGAGCACGCAAGACTGGAACCCAACCAACAACAAGAACCAGATGAGGAATGGACTGAGGCAAAGTGTTGTTCAGTGAGTGCGACCTTCAGGCTTTGACTTATTTAATGTCCAGTtcacagtgtaaagaaataacAATGTTCTTTCTGAATTTAGAATATATTAGAATAATTCTATTCACTTTGCACACTAGTCCACACATTGGGGAACGCCCAAAAGAGTAAAGATTAGGATGGTTGGAAGTAGAACTCTGATCagttgttatttattatattggTTAATTAGttgattattttctattatCACATAATCATTTGGTCTATACAACATCAGAAAACAGTGGGAAAATCTCTTTCATAAACTGAcgtcttcaaatgtcttgtttacatgttttcaaTGAGTATGGATTATggtgttttcactttaaaaaattACCTAAACAATCAgttaatatatgtattttcttcCCCAAGTACTGTTGCTTATGAAATTAGTTTTGACCTCTTGATCAATAGAGCAACCGTTGCTGGTCTAGTCAGAATGCAAATAGCAAAATCctcaatcatcaatcatcatcattacatttattgatgtaaatcctgtttgtttgtttgtttttagatcGGGTATGTTGGAGTCCGGTGTTGACAGAATCATCACGCAGGTTGTGGACCCCAAAATGAACCACACTTTCCGACCACACATAGAAACAGCCATCCATGATTTCCTGTCAGGggacaggaaggaggagaacACCTCAAGTTCTAACTCTGCACCGTGTGAACCGACAGAACCGCAGGAGGCCCCGTCTGCGTCGGGCCCCAAAACCCCCTGAGGTCcggttaaaaaaaactcaagaaCGGTCTCGAGAACACTTCAGAGATACAGTAAAGAAATCTGTATTCCCTCTCACTGCAGGCATATATGCTGATCTACATGCAATGTAGTATGGCTGTGTTAGCCCTTTGAAAGGTGCAGCATCacagggagtggaggaggaggaggtggtttCCTGCTATGTTGTCTAATTCAGGGAGTCAGGAATGTTGCTGTGTTCAAAGTGTTGAGCATCAGGGGTTGTTTCATCGCTCGTCTCCTGCATGAAGATACAGCTGGAGAAGTTACACTGACACTGCACAAACCTGGACTACTGTGTTTTGAATAATTTgctcacgttttttttttatgtgtgacaTCGGCAAGATTTTAATTTGagtgttatatattataaatttcACACTGATTGTTTTTGTACTTGCCAAAATGATTTTGACTCTAAGCTTTCATATTTGTCTGTTCTGATTCAGACTGAGAACTGAAGTCAgttgaatgttttatttccagtttGGAGGATTAGAAGATCCAGCAGGTTCCCTCCAACTACTTAGACACGTGTCTACAGGCTCTTAGCAAATCTCACATTGGATTATTGAAAGAAATTCATGTGAAGCTATGTTGTTCAGGTTTCCttttttgtgcatgtttctAGTATGTAGTAGTATTTGTGCATCTCTTCTTTAGTAAACACAGTTGATATCaagttcctctctgtcttctgtttctttattgtatccttttttttacttttgggCTTTTATCAGTAAAGATATTCTGATACTCTGtgaaaagacagacacacagtcaatCATTTCCTCTGAGTGGTGtcaataattttgtttttgctgaagtgaaaacagaggagagccCAGAATTGCAAAACACTACCACCAGGTGGGGTTGTTGTTCTTGCTTTGCAGAATCCAGCAGTATTCAGCATTGATATTTTGAAGAAAAACCTCTTTACTGTTTTGCTGTTGCTGCCACTACTACAGTACATGACCCATCTGCAGAACAAATAGCAGCTGTATTACTACATGAGGTTAACAGTCTGAAGCTGCAAAGAGTGATCTCACTGATGTCGTATCTACTGCATCAGCTACAAGGCAATTGTCAACCAGCTATTGTTTTCGATCTATTTTGTCAGAGATACCACCAGCCCTTCACTTTAAACCATTTTTACGCAATGTGCGTCATTGAACTTAAACAGTTTTTCACCTGTAAAGTGTTGTTCCTGTATCGGGCTGCAAAATTTAGTTTAATGTAGTTGTAGTAGtttaatgttttgatttattttctgattcTTTTGAACTTtagtttatatatgtattttctcAAAGCCTCAATCAATCCAGGCTTAGACCTCAGTCAGTTGTAACTGTTTTTGTGCGCAGCATCACACATTGCACAACTATATTGATTTAACTCCTTGTTATTGGCAGCAGATGGGTCTATATGTTAACAAATattatgtgtgtctgtaaatgCAATGCcacgtgtctgtgtttgtgtgtgtgtgtcctcccaTGGAGCTTTGAAGGTTTGAATATAATTGATGGATgagtttatttaattaattcagtgacctttgaccatttACTGATCgataaatgaaatgcaaaagttttaagttttaattaattaataataatcttGTTATCAAATAAGATACCAATGAATACTGTGTTTTATAACTATTTACATGACACCAATGATACATAAACTGTCACTTCAAGCATCAAaactcagcagcagcttttcaaaGAGAAAGTCCTGGAGACTCTTTAATGATCTGTAGACATCACCACGACCTTGTTTCATTGAAGCTACCTTTGACCAAATGACTGATGCTTTTGAGCAGCAACTgtgtcaaaaataaatacatttattgatcCTTATATAGTTTTTGTTAACgggcagggttagggttagggatcAGCTTTGAAGTCAAGTTGTCCAAAGTTTTGCATCTTACAATACAAACTGGTGAACTGAGCACTTCAGGGTTCAGTCATGTGAGGACAGTGTGTACAAACCCAAAAGCTGTGGTaacacttcctcctctgatCAGTTATCACAAAGCAGATACTTATGACTTTGATCTatatgtccacacacacacacagagggcgACGTGTACAATATTGTTTACAACAAGAGTGCAAGAGGGTCCCACGTGTGCGCTGTATGCACAGTGTTGTCCATGTACACTAGTGTGCCGCTTTGGgcatgtgagtgtgtctgtttgagtaatagtgtgtgtttggtgtccGGGTGAAGGGTCATTGTGTGGGTGGTCACCAGGGGTTGTGCGAGGGAAGCTGTGGGATGTTGTTTTGAAGCAGAATGAGCGGGAAAGGTTgcggaaagaaaacaaaaaaaagccctCCAACcgattttaaaatgtgaaaagtgtgtgtgtgtgtgtgtgtgtgtgtatttgtaaagaCACATTTCAATTAACGACATTTTGCTATTTTCACGTTTGTGGTTTGGACTGAAAGGTCTCAAAAACTTTTTGGGCTGTATTACCATGAAATCGATTACACCCATTAATGGTGCCCAGATGATTAATTGAAAATAACTTACATTGAACATCTCATCCAACAGCAACATAAGGTCAAATCGAGCTTTCAATTTGTTCTAATGCACAAACGATTTTCTAGTCAGCCTCATCTGCAGAACTGAATTGGTGAACATAGTTAACATTATATGTTATAACTTCATAATTACAATTCAGATTTAATA
This genomic window contains:
- the htatsf1 gene encoding HIV Tat-specific factor 1 isoform X1, yielding MSGASDANKEFTEQLRLQELYGQKTGAGPDPYTYTDPEDGTPYDWDPEKKAWFPKITEDFIAAYQANYGFTKDGEQDPNNAAVSSTGPAAPKPDSKPSEKQKAGDATQNLNPDEEDTAAKEKGEKRKAEQGWFDIDDNKNTNVYVSGLPPDISNEEFAELMTKCGIVMRDPITEEYKVKLYKDKEGNLKGDGLCCYLKKESVALAMRLIDESEVRGYRLHVEAAQFELKGQYDASKKKKKNKDYKKKMQQQQKQLDWRPEKKGELRKRHEKVVIIRNMFHPSDFEEDPLVLNEYRDDLRSECEKFGEVKKVILFDRHPDGVASIAFKEPEQADACIASFNGRWFGGKQLSAELWDGTTDYQVEETTREREERLKGWSTFLETDEQGKKNSTTTKPAEMDTATEPTEPSDPAEPKQHPETAEPKQHPETAEPKQHPEKAEPKQHQEKAEPKQHPEKVEPKQHPEKVEPKQHQEKAEPKQNPEKAEPKQNPEKAEPKQNPEKAEPKQNPETEPQPEKDLDSTDSSMAGSDDEEA
- the htatsf1 gene encoding HIV Tat-specific factor 1 isoform X2: MSGASDANKEFTEQLRLQELYGQKTGAGPDPYTYTDPEDGTPYDWDPEKKAWFPKITEDFIAAYQANYGFTKDGEQDPNNAAVSSTGPAAPKPDSKPSEKQKAGDATQNLNPDEEDTAAKEKGEKRKAEQGWFDIDDNKNTNVYVSGLPPDISNEEFAELMTKCGIVMRDPITEEYKVKLYKDKEGNLKGDGLCCYLKKESVALAMRLIDESEVRGYRLHVEAAQFELKGQYDASKKKKKNKDYKKKMQQQQKQLDWRPEKKGELRKRHEKVVIIRNMFHPSDFEEDPLVLNEYRDDLRSECEKFGEVKKVILFDRHPDGVASIAFKEPEQADACIASFNGRWFGGKQLSAELWDGTTDYQVEETTREREERLKGWSTFLETDEQGKKNSTTTKPAEMDTATEPTEPSDPAEPKQHPETAEPKQHPETAEPKQHPEKAEPKQNPEKAEPKQNPETEPQPEKDLDSTDSSMAGSDDEEA
- the htatsf1 gene encoding HIV Tat-specific factor 1 isoform X3, whose product is MSGASDANKEFTEQLRLQELYGQKTGAGPDPYTYTDPEDGTPYDWDPEKKAWFPKITEDFIAAYQANYGFTKDGEQDPNNAAVSSTGPAAPKPDSKPSEKQKAGDATQNLNPDEEDTAAKEKGEKRKAEQGWFDIDDNKNTNVYVSGLPPDISNEEFAELMTKCGIVMRDPITEEYKVKLYKDKEGNLKGDGLCCYLKKESVALAMRLIDESEVRGYRLHVEAAQFELKGQYDASKKKKKNKDYKKKMQQQQKQLDWRPEKKGELRKRHEKVVIIRNMFHPSDFEEDPLVLNEYRDDLRSECEKFGEVKKVILFDRHPDGVASIAFKEPEQADACIASFNGRWFGGKQLSAELWDGTTDYQVEETTREREERLKGWSTFLETDEQGKKNSTTTKPAEMDTATEPTEPSDPAEPKQHPETAEPKQHPETAEPKQHPETEPQPEKDLDSTDSSMAGSDDEEA